One region of Triticum aestivum cultivar Chinese Spring chromosome 6B, IWGSC CS RefSeq v2.1, whole genome shotgun sequence genomic DNA includes:
- the LOC123133652 gene encoding pollen allergen KBG 41 has translation MAAVQQYTVALFLAVALVAGPAVSYAAYAPGAPATPAAPGTQPKATTPEQKLMEDINNGFKAAVAAAAAVPAADKYKAFQTTFIASSNKAFADALKAAASGQTPAKSDSMSRLSTSLESSFKLAYDFAEGATPETKYDTYVASLTESLRVISGAFEVHAVKPAEEEVKGVPAPQLKTIDQIDAAYRTAATAANAVSADKKFTIFESFFNRAIKENTGGKYDNYKFVPALESAVKQAYAATVASAPEVKYAVFQAALSKAISAMVEAEKDAKPAGAGAGATAGGYKA, from the coding sequence ATGGCGGCGGTGCAGCAGTACACGGTGGCGCTCTTCCTCGCCGTTGCCCTCGTGGCGGGGCCGGCCGTCTCCTACGCCGCCTACGCCCCCGGCGCCCCGgccacccccgccgccccaggGACCCAGCCCAAGGCGACGACTCCGGAGCAGAAGCTGATGGAGGATATCAACAACGGCTTCAAGGCGGCTGTGGCGGCCGCAGCCGCCGTCCCTGCGGCCGACAAGTACAAGGCGTTCCAGACCACCTTCATCGCGTCCTCTAACAAGGCTTTCGCGGATGCCCTCAAGGCCGCCGCCTCCGGCCAGACCCCTGCCAAGTCAGACTCCATGTCCAGACTCTCCACCAGCCTCGAATCCTCCTTCAAGCTCGCCTACGACTTCGCCGAGGGCGCCACCCCCGAGACCAAGTACGACACCTACGTCGCCAGTCTCACCGAGTCGCTCCGCGTCATCTCCGGCGCCTTCGAGGTCCACGCCGTCAAGCCCGCCGAAGAGGAGGTCAAGGGGGTCCCCGCCCCCCAGCTCAAGACCATCGACCAGATCGACGCCGCCTACaggaccgccgccaccgccgccaacgcTGTCTCGGCCGACAAAAAGTTCACCATCTTCGAGTCCTTCTTCAACAGGGCCATTAAGGAGAATACGGGCGGCAAATACGACAACTACAAGTTCGTCCCCGCCCTTGAGTCCGCCGTCAAGCAGGCCTACGCCGCCACCGTCGCCTCCGCGCCCGAGGTAAAGTACGCCGTCTTTCAGGCCGCCCTGAGCAAGGCCATCAGTGCCATGGTTGAAGCCGAGAAGGATGCCaagcccgccggcgccggcgccggcgctacTGCCGGTGGCTACAAAGCCTGA